A single genomic interval of Bos javanicus breed banteng chromosome 26, ARS-OSU_banteng_1.0, whole genome shotgun sequence harbors:
- the CISD1 gene encoding CDGSH iron-sulfur domain-containing protein 1 isoform X2: MQHPLLSTILWNWVEWIAAVTIAAGTAAIGYLAYKRFYVKDHRNKSMVNPHIQKDNPKVVHAFDMEDLGDKAVYCRCWRSKKFPLCDGSHTKHNEETGDNVGPLIIKKKDT; encoded by the exons ATGCAGCACCCTCTTCTCTCCACAATTCTCTGGAACTGGG TTGAATGGATCGCAGCTGTTACCATTGCTGCTGGAACAGCTGCAATTGGTTATCTAGCTTACAAAAGATTTTATGTTAAAGATCATCGCAACAAATCTATGGTAAACCCTCACATCCAGAAAGATAACCCCAAGGTAGTACATGCTTTTGATATGGAGGATTTGGGAGATAAAGCTGTGTACTGCCGTTGTTGGAGGTCCAAAAAG TTCCCACTCTGTGATGGATCTCACACAAAACACAATGAAGAAACTGGAGACAACGTGGGACCTCTgatcattaagaaaaaagacaCTTAA
- the CISD1 gene encoding CDGSH iron-sulfur domain-containing protein 1 isoform X1, whose translation MSPLHAGTRQLSSEAEANQTMQHPLLSTILWNWVEWIAAVTIAAGTAAIGYLAYKRFYVKDHRNKSMVNPHIQKDNPKVVHAFDMEDLGDKAVYCRCWRSKKFPLCDGSHTKHNEETGDNVGPLIIKKKDT comes from the exons ATGAG TCCACTCCATGCTGGGACTAGACAACTCTCCTCTGAGGCTGAGGCTAACCAGACTATGCAGCACCCTCTTCTCTCCACAATTCTCTGGAACTGGG TTGAATGGATCGCAGCTGTTACCATTGCTGCTGGAACAGCTGCAATTGGTTATCTAGCTTACAAAAGATTTTATGTTAAAGATCATCGCAACAAATCTATGGTAAACCCTCACATCCAGAAAGATAACCCCAAGGTAGTACATGCTTTTGATATGGAGGATTTGGGAGATAAAGCTGTGTACTGCCGTTGTTGGAGGTCCAAAAAG TTCCCACTCTGTGATGGATCTCACACAAAACACAATGAAGAAACTGGAGACAACGTGGGACCTCTgatcattaagaaaaaagacaCTTAA
- the CISD1 gene encoding CDGSH iron-sulfur domain-containing protein 1 isoform X3 has product MSMTSSVRVEWIAAVTIAAGTAAIGYLAYKRFYVKDHRNKSMVNPHIQKDNPKVVHAFDMEDLGDKAVYCRCWRSKKFPLCDGSHTKHNEETGDNVGPLIIKKKDT; this is encoded by the exons ATGAGTATGACTTCCAGCGTACGAG TTGAATGGATCGCAGCTGTTACCATTGCTGCTGGAACAGCTGCAATTGGTTATCTAGCTTACAAAAGATTTTATGTTAAAGATCATCGCAACAAATCTATGGTAAACCCTCACATCCAGAAAGATAACCCCAAGGTAGTACATGCTTTTGATATGGAGGATTTGGGAGATAAAGCTGTGTACTGCCGTTGTTGGAGGTCCAAAAAG TTCCCACTCTGTGATGGATCTCACACAAAACACAATGAAGAAACTGGAGACAACGTGGGACCTCTgatcattaagaaaaaagacaCTTAA